The nucleotide sequence AAACGGAGAGGCAGTAGACTATATAGTTTCTCAGGAAGGAAACACATTCTACTTTGATTCACAGATTACATTTGATGAGGCTCCATTTAGGTTTCAAGATGTCTCGGCCATATTTTATGTTCCATACGGCAAGGTATTTACCATGGACTATGATCTTCGCGAAATACTGAGAAACACGCTGTGGATTCATAGTTATAGTGCTAGCGATTTAGGTGATAACGAATGGGTTTTTGATGAAAAAGGATTGAAATGTCTTACCTGTACTGACTCGGGAACTAGATCATTAAGAAATCGTCCAAAATATGGATCAGATGCTCAAGAATATCAATTTACTGATTTTGATGAGGTTAAATTAATCTCGCTATTCGATTTCGAAATCATTCAAGGGGACAACTATTCTGTACGACTTGAGGGGGATCAGAATGACTTAGATGATGTCTATTTAAGTCAAAGTGGAGATGAGTTAGAAATCCGATATGGAAAAAATGTCAGCTGGTGGAAAAACAGAAGAGGAAGAGACAAAATACGCATCTATATAGAAATGCCAGAACTCGAATATTTGCATGTCACAGGAGCATCGGAGGGAGAAGTCAGAGGCTTTTCCGGCTCGAATATAGCTTTCGACATCACAGGGGCATCAGATGTATGGGCAGACATTGAAGTGGAATCCATAGAAATTGATCTAACCGGCGCATCAGAACTGACGCTCATTGGTAGAGGAGACGATTTAGAAGCTGACTTAGTAGGAGCTTCCGAGCTAGATGCCTTCAATTTTACTGTAGAAGATGCCAACGTTAGGGCAGTAGGAGCATCTACCGCAAAAGTGTATGTGACAAATGAATTAGACGCTAATGCTTCTGGTGCTAGTAAAGTACGGTACCGTGGAGATGCACGTGTCTCATCAGACAGTAATGGACTAAGCTCAGTAAAAAGAGATTAAAATATCTAATTGGTCTAAGAGTTCTATTGACTCAATCAGTTAGGTTTTGGTTTCCCCTGCTTTTGGTCGGGCAGGGGATTTTTTAAAAAATATTCCATCCAACTTTAACAGGATTCTTGACCTGTTCTAATCTGGAAGAAGAGAATATGCCAAAGGCTTGCCACCAAACAAAACCTTTGTTTTCTCCCATGTATCTTCAAAGAGCTCAGAGTGACGGTATTTTTCAAGATCATCCTCACTTTGCCATTTGCTAAATGTATAGTAGATATGACCCTCCTTTGCGTCTCTACATAGCTCCAGATGTTCGCAACCAGGGAATGTTGCAATCTTTTCTTTCACTAACTCGAATAACTCCAGAAAGTCATTTACACTATCTGGTTTAAAGTCCATTCTGACAATACGTATTAGCATAGTTTAATTTGTTGCAAATTCTATCAATACGGGTGAGTCAACAGAAAGGCCAAGCAGTCCCGAAGCATTCCCTTTATTTATTCCTATTTGAAGTCGGCCCGAAGAATTGAATAAAACATAGCAATCACCAGATTCTACATCACTAAAAAAAGTATGCAGCGACTGGAACTGCTCGCGACCAAAACGAATTAAGTATTTAACTCCTACTCCATTAATCTCGATTATCTTATCAAATTCCGTTTTTGAAATATTGGTAATCAAATTGCCATATCGATCTACAGAAATAACATTTCCAGCTATTTCGCGCTTCGTTACTTTTAGTTGCCGATCGTACAATTCTGTCATCTCTGTCACAATTGTGCCAACATCTTTAAGCGATTGTCCACTTGCCAGCTGCATGGCTGTCTTAGCCAGGACATCCTTTGCAGGAAAGGTAGATTGTCCATTTTCTAGAACAGCAATTTGCTCCGGTTTCTTCTGAGAAATAAGACTAAAAAGACCAGAATCAAAGCCCACAAATAAATGCCCCTCAATCTCTAAAGCTATAGTTTTCGACTTTTCTTTCATTGAATCCACAGCTACTATGTGAACCGTTTTATCAGGAAAATCCTTGTATACACTGCGAAGAACATTCGCTGCATGAGAAATATCGAATGGACGAATATTATGAGTAATGTCTGTAATCTGCTGTGCAGGAGACGCGGAAACAATGGCTGCCTTTACTGCAGCCACATAGTGATCCACAGTTCCAAAATCAGACATGAAGGTGATTAGCGCCATTGAGGGGATTACAGCTTAAATTTGTTCTTACAAAGCTATAAATTTTACTCACACAGTGAGATTTTACGCTCTTAGGTTTGCCTAAAAACATCATTCAAAAGAAACAATAATAGGCTGACAGTAGGTAAATTACACTCGAAGGATTAATAGAATATCGATTGCTAGAAAAAATAATTACACTTGAAAATATTTCCCTGGTAGACTTCCTGGGAATCGAAGATCAAAACATCAAAACTATTGCTACAGCCTTCCCTGATAGCAAGATTGTGAGTAGAGGCAATGAGATCAGAATCAAAGGTTCCGCTCCTCAAATCTTAAAAATCAATGAAATATTAAATTCTCTCCTAGCCCACTACCATGAATATGGAAAAGTGACCACTGATAATGTGAAGGACTATGTAGACAATGAAGAAAATACTATTGATGCTAGTGGTAACTCTGCCGTGCTTATTCATGGAACACGTGGGACGCGGATAGCTCCTAAAACAGCTAATCAAAAGAAATTAGTTGCAGCAGTAGAGAAGAATGACCTTGTATTCGCAATAGGACCAGCAGGAACTGGAAAAACATACATTTCTGTAGCACTGGCAGTACGAGCTCTTAAGAATAAGGAAGTCAAAAAAATCATCATCACACGTCCGGCAGTTGAAGCAGGCGAGCATTTGGGATTTCTTCCTGGTGATTTAAAAGAAAAAATTGATCCTTACCTCAGGCCCATCTATGATGCACTGAGTGATATGATTCCTTCAGAAAAACTCAAGTACTATAAAGAAAATGGCGTTATAGAAATAGCTCCTTTGGCCTACATGCGCGGAAGAACACTCAATGATGCATATGTTTTGTTGGATGAAGCTCAGAATACTACCCCCATGCAAATTAAGATGTTCCTGACACGGATGGGACCTCAATCCAAGGTGATCATCACTGGTGATCAATCTCAAATTGACTTACCTAAGAAACAGGCTTCTGGATTGATTGAGACCATGAGAGTACTCAAAGATGTGAAAGGAATTGGATTTGTGAATCTAGACGATCGGGATGTAGTACGACACAAACTGGTAAAAGCAATCATAAAAGCATATAACAAGTATGACTTACAGGGTGATTCCAGCAACAAATGAGGAACTAAAGCAAAAAGTCTTCGCCATTAGAGAAGAGGTTTTTGTAGTGGAGCAAAAAGTGACTGCTGAAGAAGAGTTTGATGAATTTGAGGAAGAATCACATCACTTTGTAGCGCTAGACCAAAACGATGATCCTATCGGGTCTGCTAGATGGAGATATACAGATAAGGGAATAAAGCTTGAGCGATTTACTGCCAAAGAATCTCTTAGAGGTAAAGGAATAGGAACAGCTATCGTGAAGGCTGTCATAGAAAATATCTCACAAAAGGCTAAAGCAGGTACCTATCTCTACATGCATGCTCAATTATCTGCCGTTCCACTTTATCTAAAATTTGGATTTGAAACCAAAGGTGATCAATTCGACGAGTGTGGCATCATGCATTATCTGATGTGGCGAGAGTTGTGACAAAGCAATTATCATCATAGTATTTGCTTCAAATTACCCAAAAATGGGTATAGCTTTTTACATTTTTATCTATTCAATTGCATGCAAGCTAATCGCCTGCATTGAATGTACTTCTGGAATTCATACCCATTTGTACGACTCACCATCGTACTTATACTTGGTATCGTCTGTTTCGATCAATTTCCATTTATTTGGAATACTCCTATTCAAATACTGAGTACGGGCATTCTATTGCTTTCAATTTCAACATTGATATCTCACCGATATGGTTTCTATAAACTCAGATATCTGAATGGCATTTTAGCCGTTGCAATCGTATTCTATTTTGGGGGAACTCTCACTCAATTTAACTATCGCGCATATTCACAAAATCATTATACGAACATACAATCCAAAATTTCGGGATTTTCAGGAACGATAAGCAGTCCAGTTAATGAACGAACCAACCATTTCAGGTATGATTTTGAGCTCGATCAAGTAATTGCCTCCGATTCAATGATCAATTCTTCTGGTAAAATTCATCTCTACGTGAGAAAAGATTCGGCTACTACCCTACTTAAGTATGGGGATCATCTCATTATTGCGGGTAGCTACTATGAAATACCAGGTCCAGATAACCCTAGTGAATTTAACTATAAGTCGTATCTAGAAAGACAGGGTATCTATGGTCATTCTTTTGTTCGTAGTGATCAACTTAGAATCACCCTAAATGATCCTCCAAATTTATTTCTGAATTTAGCTTTCAATTTAAGGAATAGCGCTACCCAAACAATAGATCAGCATATACCTTCCAAAAGAGAGAATGGAATTGCAAAAGCTTTACTCCTAGGAATCAAGGATCATCTTGATAATGATGTGAAAAAAGCCTACTCTTCTGCCGGAGCTATGCACGTTTTAGCAGTTTCTGGGCTTCATGTGGGCATCATTTATCTTTTAATACAGCTACTTTTTGGTAAACTTCGGAAATCCGGTAAATGGGGCAAAAGGCTTTTTGGATTAATCAGTGTTCTCATTATTTGGTTTTATGCTACTTTGACAGGCCTTAGTCCATCTGTTTTAAGAGCAGCAACCATGTTTTCTTTAGTAGCAGTCAGTCAAGCCACCGCAAGAGAAGGTAATATTTACAATACGTTAGGTTTTGCTGCTTTCATTCTACTCCTCTTTGATCCTTATCTCATTTATTCTGTTGGATTCCAACTCTCTTTTGCTGCGGTCATTGGAATCGTTTATTTACAACCCAAAATTTATAGATTAATTGACTTTAGAAACTTTTTTCTAGACAAGGCATGGGCGATTACTTGTGTGTCTATTGCTGCTCAGTTAGCTACTTTTCCTCTCTCTGCTTACTATTTTCATCAGTTTCCTTCATACTTTCTGGTTTCAAACCTTATTGTAATTCCTTCTTCATTTTTAATGCTAGTAGGTGGCGTCTTCATGCTCATTATTGATCCAATTGTTCCAATCATCGGTCACATAGTTGGCGTAGTGCTACACAAGTTCATTTGGGTGCTAAATGAAATAATCAGCTACGTTCATATCCTTCCAAATAGCTTGATCGAATGGATATTCATGGATAAAATATCGCTTATTTTCATATACCTATGTGTCATTAGCATGATATCAGGTCTTCACTTCAAATCATTCAAAACCATTATTACCTCAGGCATTTTTGGATTATTAATCATCAGTTGGAATCTTCTTTCAAATGAAAAGCAATCCACGGAAAATGAACTGGTGCTTTATGAGATATCGGGAAAGACTGTAATTGATCACATACAAGGACATGATGCTACACTTTACGTTGACGACTACAAAGAGGAAGAATTGGAGTTATTAGACTTTCAAATCAATCCCCATAGACTTTCAAGGCATCTCAGACCAATAAAAGAAACAATATCAACGCTACGAAATCAATATTTTGAAAGAAAAGAAGCCATTACTTCAGGTCAAATTGCGGGTAAGCGAATTATTATTTTTGATTCTACAACTTTCCATTTAGCGTTTAAGAATCCAATTGAAAGTGATCTAATTATTATAAATAATGGGTCAGTGAAAAGTTTAAAATGGTTAAATGAAAATTTTCCTTCCAAGCAAGTCGTAATAGGAAATAAGAATTCTGTCTATTACTCAAACAAGATGAAGGTGCAGGCTGCAGAATTAGGGCTATCGATTCACTCTTTAAAAGACGATGGAGCACTTAGAATTAACTTAGCTGAAAACATGAAAGAAGAGCGGACATACATGCCCGCTCAACTAATTAAGTAGCCAGAAGCTACCTTGACCATCTTAAAATTATGTCAAAAAGCATGACATCCATTGACCCCCGGACAACTGTTATTCGAACAACCATTTGATGGACAGGCTGCCATTGAGCCAATAGTTGACCCTGGTGCACAAGCAGCCATTCCAGTATTACCACCTTTGATAGTGGAGCTCTCCTGATCACCAAAGCCCGTCACAAAGCTCTTCACTTTTAAATCATCTAGTTTTAATCTGTTCTTCATCTTAATATATGTGAAAATTTTCCTACTCTATTGATGGCTTTTCGGAACCGCCTTCACAAAAGTGGAATTGATGCATTTCCAACACAATCGCAGAAACTCATGATTTTTTCCTCCTTGAATCCCATGATAAGGAATAAAAAAGGAGCTGATGTATATGTCCGCTCCTTTTTTAAAATTCATTCAGTATAACATTCAAAACAGCTATTGTTGGAGCAGCCTCTTGAAGCGCCACCACCACCTGTACCACCACCTGGACAGCCAAAATTGGTAATGCACATATTGGTTAGATGAGGTACATCTACACCACCATTGATGGTCATCTCCTTCTCAAAATTCATTGAGGTCACAAAGCTGCTTACTTTGAGTTCATTTAGATTTAACTTCTTTTTCATCAGTAATAAGTAAAGGTTTTCCTACTCTATTGAAGGCTTTTCGGAACCGCCCTCACAAAGGTGGAATTGATGATTTTTTGATACAATCGCAGAAATTCATGATTTTTCCCTCCTAGAATCCCATGATATGGGACAAAAAAAGAGCAGACGTATACGCCCGCTCAACTAAATTAAGTAGCAAGAAGCTACCTCGATCATATGAAATTAAAAGACATTACATCCATCGCCGGTTGCTCCCCCGCCTCTGATAATTATTCTGTGTAACAATCAGCACAACTATTATTCGAACAACCCCTTGAAGCGCCACCACCACCACCACCACCACCACCAGGGCATTCTTCTGGTAATGTAACGCAGTTTGTTGCATGAGAACCAGGTATTCGACCCCCTCCTCCAATAATGGTTTCAGCATTAGATACTAAATTCTCAGTAACAAAACTTTTCACTTTGAGCTCTGAGAGATTCATTTTTTTCTTCATGTTATTAAAAGTTAGATCATCCTACTCTATTAAAGGCTTTTCGGAACCGCCTTCACAAAGGTGGAATTGATGCATTTGTACCACAATCGCAGAAATTCATGATTTTTTTCTCCTAGAACTCTGTTAAAGAGCATAAAAAAACCCACTCAAAGTGGGTTTTTCGCTAAAATAGAATCGTTATGGAATACAAATATCAGTCGGACATACAGCGGCAGACTCACAGGCTGGTCCACCACATGTAATTCCGCTACAAGCGTTGGTACCTCCTCCTGGAGGACAACCATTCGTTGGATTAGGACATGCTTCTGTTTGTTGACAAATAGTACGGCTAGGGTCGTCAGTTGGAAATACTCCACACCCAGGTCCATTGGTTGCACCTCCGCCCTTTACTGTATAACTATCGCTACTATTAAAATAAGTTACGAAACTTTTCACTTTTAGCTGGTCAAGGCTTAGCTTCTTTTTCATCTTAAATAATTTTGAAAAAATTTTTCTACTCTGTTAAAGGCTTTTCGAAATACGCCTTCAACAAAAGTGTAGCTCAGCTTAAAACAATGAAATAGCAGAAATCAACGATTTTAATACTCCCAGAATTCAGCTACTCGAATACGGACAGTTTATAGATTAATCACGTAATCTTTCTCTATTTTATGGTACACAAGTGCCATTGGTTTCGATATAGTCATGTAGACATTCATTGTTTGAGTCACAATAACAGCTAGCCTCCTCTGTTTGAAATGAGGTCCCTCCTTTCAGGGTTCGTTTAATATCACTGTCAACCACAGTTACAAAACTCTCTACTTTAAGATCTTCAAGTTTGATTTTTTTTGCTTTCATATTGTTAGGGTTTAGAGTAAGGAAATTAACTGTAAACCATTAATATGTAAATCACTGAATTCAGTGATTTTTTCATTTTAGCTGATATCAATATGATAAATAAAAACCTCGCCGAAGAGAGTTATTTAAAGAGGCTAGTTCCAATGTTTTATGGCATATCATTCTCATCCAAGTGGAATGGTCTAGGATATATACCATAGCAAAGCTCATTCTCATCTGTCTGATGCGAACTTCCACCTTTTATTGTCTCTAGCGTGTTCTGTTCAATATGAGTGACAAAACTTTCTACTTTTAGGTCTTCTAAAGTTAATTTGGTCTTCATGGTCATCTTTATTTAGTTAAACATTTCTCTTATTCAGAGAGATACAAGAAGTTTTAAAATTTTAATCAAGTAATCCTAGTGAAATAGCTCGTTTTACAATACCCACTGAATTCCTTACATCCAACTTTCTCAAAATATTCTTACGATGTGATTCTACCGTATTCAGGCTGATGAAAAGCCGCTCAGCCATTTCATTCGTTGTGTATTCTTCCGCAATCAGCTGAAGGACCTCTTTTTCTCTTTTCGTCAATGATAGTTGGTAATGTGGATTACCTACCACTTGGCTTTGAATAAAGCTTGACTTTACTTCATTGCTGAAAAAAGTTTTCCCACTGGCGATTGATCTAAGTGCTTCCAATAACTCCTCTTTACCTGTGTTTTTGAGAATATATCCTGTAACTCCAGCTTTAAGCAATTGATTAATGATATGCGGATCATTGTGCATACTGACGATAAGGATCTTCATGTGAGGGTATTCTTCCCGAATAGCTTTTGTTAGTTCATATCCGCCCATTTCTGACATTCGTACATCAGAAATTACAATATCCGACTGCTGTTCTTTGAGAATATCCAAAGCTTGAACAGCACTCTGAGCTCTGCCCACCACCTCAAATTCTTCAAATTTCCCAATAATCTCTACTAATCCATCCAGGAACATAGCATGATCATCCACTACTAGTACTTTTCTCTTTAATGGTTCCATATAAGTTGCGGTCTTTATGTATGTCAATATCTATGTTAATTACAGTGCCTCTATTGAGCTGGGAGTCTATCTCTAGCTTTCCATTAAGTATATCTACTCTTGATTGAATATTTGCCAGACCAATTCCTTCTTTGAGCTTGGACGAGTCAAAACCAACTCCATTATCTTCAATGATTAAATTGAGGTAATTCCCGTGATGGGTGAGTTGAACTTCTAAATATGTAGCCTTAGCATGTCTAGTTACATTGGCCAGTCCCTCTTGGATAATACGATAGAGTTCTATTTGCATGTTTTTAGGAAGAAGGTCTAGGTCTTTCTCAGGGAAAAGTTGATAAATTATATCAATCTGAGCTTGGCTCTTAAATTGTCCAATATATTCATTCAGTGCATTGGTAAATGTGGTTTTTTCTAAACTTGGGGGAGCAAGGTTATGGGCGATGGTCCTAACCTCCCTGCAAACCGTATCAATTCGATCACTTATTGGTGACAGTTTTGCATTTTTAACATCCTCTTCCAATGAAACAAGAGCCAACTTGATTCCTGACAGGGAACCACCTATCCCGTCATGTAATTCTTCTGCTATACGTTTGCGTTCTTTTTCCTGACCACTTATCTGCCCTTTAATCGCATTTAGTTCTTTTTCCTGTTCGAGTTTTTGGATTCGTTGCTCACTTATTTCTTCATTCTTACGAGCAATCAGTTCGGTCGCCTTTTTATTTTTTTTATGGTTGTAGATAATAAAGACAATAAAACATATTAGAAAAATGAGACCTACTATCGTCACAAAAATGACTCGATTCTTATCTTGTATTGCTTTTGCGTTTTTTTCCTCAACCTTACCTAGCAAGTATTTCATTTCTATCCTGGCTACCGTTTTGCTATTCTTCTCCTTGTTTAGGCTGTCTGTGTAAGCATTATGCATTTGACTATAATATAATGCCTCCTCAATGCTTCCTTCAAGTGAATAGATTTGGGCTAAATGGTGTGAATTGGATACATTGTAAGTTTTAGTTCCATCGCCTAGGCCAATCTTAAGGCTTTCTTTCAAATACTTCTTTGCTATATCGTACTTTTCTAAGATGAAATAGGTCCTTCCTAAATCATTTAGGATTTCTAATGAATCCCGTGTACTAACCTCAGATTTTTGAAGAGCATCGATTGCCTTTTTAAAGTAAATCAACGCTGAATCGTAATCCCCTTTGGCAAGGTGAATTCTCCCAAAATTGGCATAGGCGTAGGTTTTCTCAGACATCCCAAGCTCTTTTTTCAATGCTACAGACTTGTTTAGGTAGTAAGAAGCTTCTTCGTAGTTCCCTTGATAGAAACTTTCAAGACCAATGTTATTAAGAGTAAAAGCAATCTGTCTTTGGTCCCCCAGTTCTTCATACATTGTCATTGTCCTCTTGAAAAATTCCAGTGCTTTCTCCGGGTCATCCAATTCGCTATTAAGAATGCCTATACTATTCATAACTTTCGCAGAAAGTCTGACACTATCCATTTCTTCATAGATCTGAAGTGCCTCGTAGTAGTTCTGAAGTGCTGTATGATATAAACCTTTCTTCCTGAGGTGCTTCCCACTTTTCCAAAGAGTGTCTGCATGTTTAAGTAAAACGGAATCCGTGTATTCAACAGCAAAGTCTTGAGATATGGCTGAAAACGGTAATGCAGTAATCAACAAAAACCAGTATGGTAAATACCTTTTCATTTCTTTAGAGTTGCCAATCAAGTTATGGAAAGTTTTCTCGAACATTATATCAGAATGACAAAAAAATCATGATTTTATCCCATTTCTCACTGAATTCTGGGATATATCAACGTGTATCAACTGCATATATTTACAGCTTTGATCACAAAACAAATCTTCTACTTCTTTTCCACACCTATGAGAAAATTCCCACATTATAAGCAGCTTGATGCTATGGACTGTGGCCCTACGTGCCTAAGGATCATTGCCAAGCATTATGGGAAAAGTTTCTCGCTACAAACACTTCGAAAGAAAAGTTATATCAGTAGAGAAGGAGTATCATTACTTGGAATAAGTGATGCTGCCGAGTCCGTGGGGTTTCGAACTCTTTCAGCTAAAATGTCTTTCGAAAAACTACGGGATGAAGCACCTACTCCTTTTATAGCTCATTGGAGACAAAAGCACTTCATTGTGGTATATGGTTTCAAGAGAGGTCAAGTACTTGTATCTGACCCTGCTTATGGTTTAGTCAAAATGGATAGGGCAGAATTTGAAAGTGGCTGGCTGAGTGATAAAACTAACGGGGAAGACACAGGGGTAGTTCTCCTGCTAGAACCATCTCCTTCATTTTATGAAGAAGAAGATGAAAAAGCAGATCGAGCTGGCTTCAAATTCTTATTCAAGTACCTAAAGCCCTATAAAAAATTCATTTACCAGCTCCTTCTGGGAATGTTTATAGGAAGTCTATTGCAACTAATATTTCCTTTTCTTACTCAATCCATAGTCGATGTAGGAATACAAAATCAAAACCTGAGTTTTGTTACACTCATTCTTGCCGCCCAACTCATGCTCTTCTTTAGCAGGACTGCAGTTGAATTTATAAGAGGTTGGATTTTACTCCATCTTGGTACTCGAATCAACATTTCTATCCTCTCGGATTTCTTGATCAAACTGATGAAACTACCCATATCATTTTTTGATCAAAAAATGATCGGAGATCTACTCCAGCGGATTGGAGATCATCATCGTATAGAATCTTTTTTAACATCCTCCACACTTACCATCCTTTTTTCATTCATTAACCTGATCATCTTTGGAATTGTACTGGCCATATATGACCTGACTATTTTCTCCGTGTTCATGCTAGGCAGTGTTACCTATATAGCCTGGATATTGGTTTTTATGAAGAAAAGAAGAGATCTGGATTATAAGCGATTTGACCAGCTTTCCAACAATCAAAGTAATCTCATTCAATTAATCACTGGAATGCAGGAAATAAAACTGCATAATAGTGAGAAGCAAAAGAGATGGGAGTGGGAGAGAATCCAAGCCCGACTCTTCAAAGTAAACATCGCTGGACTGGCATTGAATCAGTATCAACAGGCAGGTTCTTTTTTTATCAATGAATTGAAAAATATATTCATCACCTTTCTTGCAGCTAAAGCGGTAATCGATGGGGAAATAACCTTAGGAATGATGCTAGCTGTTCAATATATCATAGGACAGTTAAATGCTCCAATCAATCAGTTGGTCGCATTTATTCACACGGCTCAGGATGCCAAAATAAGTCTTGAGCGACTTGGAGAAATACATAATAAAGAGGAGGAGGAAAATGATGGAGAGAAGGTTTCTATTTTCCCGAGGGATCGATCTATCTCCATTGAAAAAATGAATTTTCAATATGAAGGACCTCATTCCGAGCTTGTGCTTAGGGATCTTTCTCTTCGGATAGAAGAAGGCAAAGTAACTGCCATTGTCGGAGCTAGTGGAAGCGGTAAAACCACCCTCATCAAGCTGCTGCTTAAATTTTATGAACCAACATCAGGAGAGATTAGACTTGGAGACATTAATCTGGCTAACTATAGCAATCTCCTATGGAGGAATAAGTGTGGAGCTGTATTACAGGATGGTTTTATTTTTTCCGACACCATCGTCAACAACATCATAATAAATGAAGAAGATTACGACCAAGAGAAGCTGTTTAATGCTGTGAATTCTGCTAATATTAGGGAGTTCATTGAGTCCTTGCCGCTAGGCTACAATACTAAAATAGGAAGCGATGGTCATGGTCTTAGCCAAGGTCAACGTCAGCGACTTTTAATAGCGAGAGCGATCTATAAAGATCCAGAGTATCTCTTTTTTGATGAAGCGACCAATGCTTTGGATGCGAACAATGAGAAAGTGATCATGGAAAACCTTAACCGATTCTTTGTTGGTCGAACAGTAATAGTTGTTGCTCACAGGCTCAGCACAGTGAAAAATGCGGATAGAATAATTGTTTTAGAAAAGGGAAAAATTATTGAAATAGGAACTCATAAAGAATTGACCATAAAAAAAGGAGCATACTATACTTTGGTTAAAAATCAACTTGAATTAGGGAACTGATATGCCTAGAGAAAATAACATAGAGGTAAAGAGTGAAGAAGTTCAAGAAATTTTGAGCCATGTTCCTAACTGGGTTGTTCGTTGGGGGACGGCAGTCATTTTTTTTGTTATTTTGACGATCATCATATCTAGCTGGTTCATTAAGTATCCAGATATCATTACCGCTCGTCTGGAACTTACTACTACATCCCCTCCGGTTCATTTAGTCGCGCGAGCCACTGGTAGATTGGAATTGATAAAAGTCGATAAAGACCTTGTCATAAAAGGAGAAATACTTGGGATAATTGAAAACCCTGCCAAAATCAATGATATCCTAGTACTTTCTGAATTTCTTGAAAATAGAAAGCTCTTTATATATCAATCGACCCTAGAACTCGCACAGTTACAACTAAATACGCAACTCGACCTTGGAGCAATACAAAGCTCCTTTCTTTCCTTCACTTCTATAATAGAAGAGGCTAAAAGGCACAAAAATTTGGCAATACATTCAAATCAACGGAGTGATATAGAAGAAAAAATCAATTACTACAAACGCCTAAATAGTAAAATAGACAACCAGGTTATTTTGCTTAAATCTGAGATAAAAATCTCCAAAGAGGCCTATGAAAATGATTCCACGTTTTTCACCACGTATCGTTCCATATCTAAAGCGGAGATGAACAGAACCAAGGTGACTTACTTAAGCAACAAGAGAAGCTTAGAGGCTTTAGAAGCATCTTTCATTCAGAATACTATTCAGGTTTCTGAATTAGAAAACCAACTGAATGAATCTTTAAGAGACCAGTTAAGAATAGAAGATCAGCTAAAATCACGCATCATTGAACATTTCGAACAGCTA is from Marinobacter alexandrii and encodes:
- a CDS encoding HlyD family efflux transporter periplasmic adaptor subunit, translating into MPRENNIEVKSEEVQEILSHVPNWVVRWGTAVIFFVILTIIISSWFIKYPDIITARLELTTTSPPVHLVARATGRLELIKVDKDLVIKGEILGIIENPAKINDILVLSEFLENRKLFIYQSTLELAQLQLNTQLDLGAIQSSFLSFTSIIEEAKRHKNLAIHSNQRSDIEEKINYYKRLNSKIDNQVILLKSEIKISKEAYENDSTFFTTYRSISKAEMNRTKVTYLSNKRSLEALEASFIQNTIQVSELENQLNESLRDQLRIEDQLKSRIIEHFEQLETDVQDWKQNFLITSPIEGQISFSKFWSDNQYVEQGEEVFSVVPSSDNIIGYLSLPHKDMGKAEIGQRVNIKLDNYPYHEYGILVGEIANIASTPRDDFYQSKITLPGGLVTTYKKTLSFKQEMQGTAEVITDDKRLIERIFNQFRSILDMN